The following are encoded in a window of Collinsella aerofaciens genomic DNA:
- the ruvX gene encoding Holliday junction resolvase RuvX: MVALALDIGETRIGIAVSSRDGKMAMPVKVLPAAEVTGVAKTFRYLVEDYEPDILVSGRPLTMAGEPGPQAERVAAVAQKIADELDLPLEFEDERLSSQEAKRILREQGLNEKQMRGKIDMIAASLFLQTWLDRKNEEVSHA, encoded by the coding sequence GTGGTTGCGCTCGCGCTGGACATAGGGGAGACCAGGATTGGCATCGCCGTCTCGAGCCGTGATGGCAAGATGGCGATGCCTGTCAAGGTGCTTCCGGCTGCCGAGGTCACCGGTGTGGCCAAGACGTTCCGCTACCTGGTTGAGGACTATGAGCCCGACATCCTGGTAAGCGGACGTCCCCTGACCATGGCCGGTGAGCCCGGCCCTCAGGCCGAGCGCGTTGCCGCTGTGGCGCAAAAGATTGCCGACGAGCTCGATCTTCCGTTGGAGTTTGAGGACGAGCGTCTGTCCTCGCAAGAGGCCAAGCGTATCCTGCGCGAGCAGGGACTCAACGAAAAGCAGATGAGGGGCAAGATCGACATGATTGCCGCCAGCCTGTTTTTGCAGACGTGGCTCGATCGTAAAAACGAGGAGGTTTCGCATGCCTAG
- the mltG gene encoding endolytic transglycosylase MltG: protein MPSASDPRQPNRTQQPASRPAQPGQRPAQPTQHAAQPAARPAQSFSRSAQPVQRTGQQPSARSVQHSASHAAQQPTARTAQPAGGTRFKQQAPTQRTQAPQSHSHHARGSHGVAPATRSSYNTHARRGAQKKSSPVPMIIGGVVAVLALVAIVFFVVPAVKGFFGGEDAKVAAGQQVTITIPDGASGDTIASILSENHIVENPKDYYAAVKKLNADMSLKPGDYSFTTLMDATKVVQQLMEGPNAGSNALTIPEGLTVDQVADRVAQAYDSISKEDFLNQAKASNYVDDYSFLKGAANDSLEGFLFPKTYSLGDSPTADDVIRAMLDQFKTEYKSLDFASCEAKIKERYGVEMSDYDIVNLASIVEREGLNADQRAHVASVFYNRLAGKLDGLRYLNSDATMMYVTGGEVTADDLQSDSPYNTYKHEGLPPTPICSPSLEALKATLEPTDSDDLYFYITQDEEYFSQTYEEHQQSWN, encoded by the coding sequence ATGCCTAGTGCTTCCGATCCGCGCCAGCCGAATCGTACACAGCAGCCGGCGTCGCGCCCTGCCCAGCCTGGCCAGCGTCCGGCACAGCCGACGCAGCACGCAGCTCAGCCTGCCGCGCGCCCGGCGCAGTCCTTCTCTCGTTCGGCCCAACCTGTTCAACGGACGGGTCAGCAGCCTTCTGCTCGTTCGGTTCAGCATTCGGCTTCTCACGCGGCTCAGCAGCCCACTGCTCGTACGGCCCAGCCTGCAGGCGGCACCCGCTTTAAGCAGCAGGCACCTACCCAGCGAACGCAGGCCCCCCAATCGCATTCGCATCACGCTCGTGGTTCGCATGGCGTTGCTCCGGCGACCCGCTCGAGCTACAACACGCATGCTCGTCGCGGTGCTCAAAAGAAAAGCTCCCCGGTGCCTATGATTATCGGTGGCGTCGTCGCCGTGCTTGCGCTTGTCGCGATCGTTTTCTTTGTCGTGCCAGCCGTCAAGGGCTTCTTTGGCGGTGAGGATGCGAAAGTCGCTGCTGGCCAGCAAGTTACTATCACGATTCCCGACGGTGCCTCGGGCGATACTATCGCCTCGATTCTCTCTGAGAACCATATCGTCGAAAATCCCAAGGATTACTATGCGGCGGTGAAAAAGCTCAACGCCGATATGTCGCTCAAGCCTGGTGATTATTCGTTCACCACACTCATGGATGCGACCAAGGTTGTTCAGCAGCTCATGGAAGGCCCCAACGCGGGCTCCAATGCGCTGACTATCCCTGAGGGCCTAACGGTCGATCAAGTCGCCGACCGTGTGGCCCAGGCCTACGACAGCATCTCTAAGGAAGACTTCCTCAACCAGGCCAAGGCCTCCAACTACGTTGACGACTATAGCTTCCTTAAGGGCGCCGCCAACGATTCGCTCGAGGGTTTCTTGTTCCCCAAGACCTATTCGCTGGGCGATTCGCCGACGGCCGATGACGTGATTCGCGCCATGCTCGATCAGTTTAAGACCGAGTACAAGTCGCTTGACTTTGCGAGCTGCGAAGCCAAGATCAAGGAACGCTACGGCGTGGAGATGTCCGACTACGACATCGTCAACTTGGCCTCTATCGTTGAGCGCGAGGGCCTCAACGCCGATCAACGTGCGCACGTGGCCTCGGTCTTCTACAACCGCCTTGCCGGCAAACTCGACGGTCTGCGCTATCTCAACAGCGATGCGACCATGATGTATGTCACCGGTGGCGAGGTTACCGCCGACGACCTGCAGAGCGATAGTCCGTATAACACCTATAAGCACGAGGGCCTACCGCCCACGCCCATCTGCTCTCCGTCGCTCGAGGCACTCAAGGCCACGCTTGAGCCGACCGACTCCGATGACCTGTATTTCTACATTACGCAGGACGAGGAGTACTTCTCGCAAACCTACGAAGAGCATCAACAGTCTTGGAATTAG
- a CDS encoding YqeG family HAD IIIA-type phosphatase, whose translation MRIFSPKRYVASVDRIDLNTLWADGKRAILLDRDNTLVPRDTEQVPAAISAWLDAARAKGFKLCMVSNNWHRDQVMASARELGLEAISHAMKPAPFALKAGLKRLGATADEAVLIGDQLYTDVWSGNFAGVDTILVKPQATQDLWYTQIFRIFERRALRDLPCEE comes from the coding sequence ATGAGGATTTTTAGCCCCAAACGATACGTTGCCTCGGTCGATCGCATCGACCTTAATACCCTCTGGGCCGACGGCAAACGCGCCATTCTGCTCGATCGCGATAACACCCTGGTGCCGCGCGACACCGAGCAGGTCCCCGCCGCGATTTCCGCTTGGCTCGACGCCGCCCGCGCCAAAGGCTTTAAGCTGTGCATGGTGTCCAATAACTGGCATCGCGACCAGGTCATGGCATCGGCACGCGAGCTGGGACTCGAGGCCATCAGCCACGCCATGAAGCCGGCGCCGTTTGCCCTCAAGGCGGGTCTTAAGCGCCTCGGCGCCACGGCCGACGAGGCGGTGCTGATCGGTGATCAGCTCTACACGGACGTGTGGAGCGGCAACTTCGCCGGCGTCGATACCATCCTGGTAAAGCCGCAGGCCACGCAGGACCTGTGGTATACGCAGATCTTCCGTATCTTTGAGCGCCGGGCCCTGCGCGACCTTCCCTGCGAGGAATAG
- a CDS encoding shikimate kinase: MSQHTKHGCDHIFFIGFLGAGKSTLARNVGTMFKRRFIDTDRLVVRRCGKSVTEIFETEGEDRFRELETSALRSLQSERSLLVSCGGGIVETPVNIELMHEMGTCVYLEGDFEDSIRQIRRSDTRPDFRSPEHAARLFEHRRPLYRQAADLTLDIRNKSFEDVSYLCAEMLLERGLL, from the coding sequence ATGTCCCAGCACACCAAACACGGCTGCGACCATATCTTCTTTATCGGCTTTTTGGGCGCGGGCAAATCGACGCTCGCGCGCAACGTCGGCACTATGTTCAAGCGGCGTTTTATCGATACCGACCGACTGGTCGTGCGCCGTTGCGGTAAGTCGGTAACCGAGATTTTTGAGACCGAGGGCGAGGATCGTTTTCGCGAGCTCGAGACCTCGGCGCTCCGTTCGCTCCAAAGTGAGCGCAGCCTGTTGGTTTCGTGCGGGGGCGGCATTGTCGAGACGCCGGTGAATATTGAGCTGATGCACGAAATGGGTACGTGCGTGTACCTCGAGGGCGACTTTGAGGATTCGATTCGCCAGATTCGTCGGTCCGACACGCGCCCCGATTTCCGCTCGCCCGAGCATGCCGCGCGCTTGTTTGAGCATCGCCGTCCGCTGTATCGCCAGGCCGCCGACCTTACCCTTGATATTCGCAACAAGTCCTTCGAGGACGTTTCCTACCTTTGTGCCGAGATGCTTTTGGAGCGTGGGCTGCTATGA
- a CDS encoding M24 family metallopeptidase produces the protein MSEIAAGPAGRIERVRALMVERGYDAIVVRDEANLRWLTGVKGVFDYTFEFPHAAFITADQCLFHTDSRYLNSFEENTPAGSPWVYDMDEGTIPGWVAGKIAANKCRVCAVEDDMQINFYQGIQRGLEDHSVACMLPLMHADIRKMRAIKDAEEIELMRHAQSITDAAFQHMLGFIKPGMTEKQVRNELENFMFANGADSLAFGSIVASGPNTANPHAVPSDRVIEKGDFVLMDYGAGYCDYRSDMTRTVVMGEPTQEQLDLYALVRRTHEECVAAIHPGVEGNDIFKLSKKIIGDAGYGDYYNHGLGHGVGIDIHELPNFNRSKNTIAIGSVITMEPGVYLPGVGGVRLEDYGVVTENGYEPFTKTPHDLHVIDC, from the coding sequence ATGTCTGAGATTGCTGCCGGTCCTGCCGGTCGTATCGAACGTGTCCGTGCCCTGATGGTCGAGCGCGGCTACGACGCTATCGTGGTACGCGACGAGGCCAATCTTCGTTGGCTCACGGGCGTGAAGGGCGTCTTCGACTACACCTTCGAGTTCCCGCACGCGGCGTTTATTACGGCTGACCAGTGCCTGTTCCATACCGACTCGCGCTACCTCAACAGCTTTGAGGAGAACACGCCCGCCGGCAGCCCCTGGGTCTACGACATGGACGAGGGCACCATCCCCGGTTGGGTCGCCGGCAAAATCGCGGCCAACAAGTGCCGCGTCTGCGCTGTCGAGGACGACATGCAGATCAACTTCTATCAGGGTATTCAGCGTGGTCTGGAGGATCATTCCGTCGCCTGCATGCTGCCGCTGATGCATGCCGACATTCGCAAGATGCGCGCCATCAAGGACGCCGAGGAGATCGAGCTCATGCGCCATGCGCAGTCGATCACCGACGCCGCCTTCCAGCACATGCTCGGCTTTATTAAGCCTGGTATGACCGAGAAGCAGGTTCGCAACGAGCTCGAGAACTTTATGTTCGCCAACGGCGCCGATAGCCTTGCCTTCGGCTCCATCGTGGCGAGCGGTCCCAACACCGCCAACCCGCATGCCGTGCCGAGCGACCGCGTGATCGAGAAGGGCGATTTCGTTCTCATGGATTATGGCGCGGGTTATTGCGATTACCGCTCCGACATGACGCGCACTGTCGTGATGGGCGAGCCCACCCAGGAGCAGCTCGACCTGTACGCACTCGTGCGCCGTACGCACGAGGAGTGCGTCGCCGCCATCCATCCGGGCGTTGAGGGCAACGACATTTTCAAGCTTTCCAAGAAGATCATCGGCGATGCCGGCTATGGCGATTACTACAACCATGGTCTGGGTCACGGCGTCGGTATCGACATCCACGAGCTGCCCAACTTTAACCGCAGCAAGAACACCATCGCGATCGGCTCAGTTATCACCATGGAGCCCGGCGTGTACCTGCCCGGTGTGGGCGGCGTGCGCCTGGAGGACTACGGCGTCGTCACCGAGAACGGATATGAGCCCTTCACCAAGACCCCGCACGACCTGCACGTCATCGATTGCTAG
- the efp gene encoding elongation factor P codes for MPTISTADFKNGLGLRIKDKVYTIVEFQHVKPGKGGAFVRYKTRDIKSGRVVENTCNAGTKFESVMLTTREFQYLYNDGTDYIFMDNESYEQVPVPEDMVGENSKWLRENDICQLLFADDELMGVTPPMFIETTIVQTDPGFKGDTVQGSTKPATIDTGAVIQVPMYLNEGEVIKVDTRDGKFVSRV; via the coding sequence ATGCCTACCATTTCTACCGCCGACTTCAAGAACGGCCTCGGTCTCCGCATTAAGGACAAGGTCTACACCATCGTCGAGTTCCAGCATGTCAAGCCGGGCAAGGGCGGCGCGTTTGTGCGCTACAAGACCCGCGACATCAAGAGCGGCCGCGTCGTCGAGAACACCTGCAACGCCGGCACCAAGTTCGAGAGCGTCATGCTCACCACCCGTGAGTTCCAGTACCTCTACAACGATGGTACCGACTACATCTTCATGGACAATGAGTCCTATGAGCAGGTTCCCGTTCCCGAGGACATGGTGGGCGAGAACTCCAAGTGGCTGCGCGAGAATGACATCTGCCAGCTGCTCTTCGCCGACGATGAGCTCATGGGCGTGACCCCGCCGATGTTCATCGAGACCACCATCGTCCAGACCGACCCGGGCTTTAAGGGCGATACCGTCCAGGGTTCCACCAAGCCGGCCACGATCGACACCGGCGCTGTCATCCAGGTCCCCATGTACCTCAACGAGGGCGAGGTCATCAAGGTTGACACCCGCGACGGCAAGTTCGTCTCCCGCGTTTAG
- a CDS encoding Asp23/Gls24 family envelope stress response protein, which produces MPQEIKIDGIGISPDVLTAIVSRAVSDVEGIASVGVKDLATNLVSMMLSSKAPASEPAVEAEVVGDKLALTVRVVAFFGYPFKKLAEAVRAAVVAAIDAQVGVEVERVDVCIDGLVFPKE; this is translated from the coding sequence ATGCCCCAAGAAATCAAGATTGACGGCATCGGCATTTCGCCCGATGTTCTGACCGCCATCGTCTCGCGCGCCGTGTCCGATGTCGAGGGCATCGCCTCCGTTGGCGTCAAGGACCTTGCCACTAATCTTGTCTCCATGATGCTCTCGTCCAAGGCCCCGGCTTCCGAGCCGGCTGTCGAGGCCGAGGTCGTTGGCGACAAGCTCGCACTCACCGTGCGTGTCGTGGCGTTCTTTGGCTATCCGTTCAAGAAACTCGCCGAGGCCGTTCGCGCTGCCGTGGTCGCTGCCATCGATGCCCAGGTTGGCGTTGAGGTTGAGCGTGTTGACGTTTGCATCGACGGCCTCGTTTTCCCCAAGGAGTAA
- the nusB gene encoding transcription antitermination factor NusB translates to MSLKVYRGRTLARSQALQLLFQAEATDSPLERVLEGDFLISKGPLDPYALELCRGAYEHIDRIDCALRSVAKNWDLMRMPGADRNLLRIAVYEMRFLTDEEVSDAIVINEAVELAKAYSTDQSASFVNGVLGKIARSEELPGEDLYQELLAEDRAREEAQAAEAAAKVAVAQAEAGVLAEDADAAEAVEADSVEE, encoded by the coding sequence TTGAGCCTTAAGGTTTATCGCGGGCGTACGCTTGCCCGCAGTCAGGCGCTGCAGCTGCTGTTCCAGGCCGAGGCCACGGACAGCCCGCTCGAGCGCGTCCTCGAGGGTGATTTCCTGATCTCGAAGGGTCCCCTCGACCCCTATGCGCTGGAGCTGTGCCGCGGTGCCTACGAGCATATCGACCGCATCGACTGCGCTCTGCGCTCCGTTGCCAAGAACTGGGATCTTATGCGCATGCCCGGTGCCGACCGCAATCTGCTGCGTATCGCCGTTTACGAGATGCGTTTCCTCACCGACGAGGAGGTCTCGGACGCCATCGTGATCAACGAGGCCGTCGAGCTTGCCAAGGCCTATAGCACCGACCAGTCCGCGTCGTTCGTCAACGGCGTGCTGGGCAAGATCGCTCGCAGCGAGGAGCTGCCGGGCGAGGACCTATACCAGGAGCTGCTGGCCGAGGATCGCGCTCGCGAGGAGGCACAGGCTGCCGAGGCTGCCGCTAAGGTTGCGGTTGCCCAGGCTGAGGCTGGTGTGTTGGCCGAGGATGCGGACGCTGCTGAGGCCGTCGAGGCCGACTCCGTCGAGGAGTAG
- a CDS encoding exodeoxyribonuclease VII small subunit, producing MPEGSVRNFDEISDRLDQIIATVRSKDTSLERSLDLFDEAIELGSRAVDMVDKFELTPREADKLEQEYDEDAANESQDS from the coding sequence ATGCCAGAGGGTTCTGTCCGTAACTTTGATGAGATTTCGGACCGTCTGGATCAGATCATCGCTACCGTTCGCTCCAAGGATACCTCCTTGGAGCGTTCGCTCGATTTGTTTGACGAAGCGATTGAGCTGGGCTCCCGCGCGGTCGATATGGTCGACAAGTTTGAGTTGACGCCGCGTGAGGCCGACAAGCTCGAGCAGGAATACGATGAGGATGCGGCAAACGAATCCCAGGATAGCTAG
- a CDS encoding TlyA family RNA methyltransferase codes for MKRVRLDDELISQGICADRADALRTLMAGLVSSGGERLTSPGLKVIPGLPLHVKGRIPYVGRGGLKLEGALDAFGINPTGLACLDVGCSTGGFTDCLLKRGAATVVSVDVGRAQFDWSLRQDDRVTLHERTNVTQLPELGYAGTIDLAVCDVSFTSIANIIDAVLACLAPTGAFCTLVKPQFEAPAALVGEGGIVTDPAVRRDTLVAAVELFAAKGLFPVDVCVSPIHGAKGNVEFFLYGTRFDPGDRSQDELQSQVSVMSEKAATL; via the coding sequence ATGAAACGCGTGCGTCTTGATGACGAACTGATTTCACAGGGCATCTGCGCCGATCGCGCGGATGCCCTTCGCACTCTTATGGCCGGCTTGGTCTCGAGTGGCGGTGAGCGCTTGACTTCGCCGGGCCTCAAGGTGATCCCGGGGCTGCCGCTGCATGTGAAGGGGCGCATTCCCTATGTTGGCCGCGGCGGTCTTAAGCTCGAAGGCGCGCTTGATGCGTTTGGCATCAATCCGACGGGCCTTGCCTGTCTGGATGTGGGCTGCTCTACCGGCGGCTTTACCGATTGTCTGCTCAAGCGCGGAGCTGCGACCGTTGTCTCGGTGGACGTGGGTCGCGCCCAGTTCGATTGGTCGTTGCGCCAGGACGATCGCGTGACGCTGCATGAGCGCACAAACGTGACGCAGCTGCCTGAGCTTGGCTATGCCGGCACTATCGACCTGGCTGTGTGTGATGTCTCGTTTACCAGCATCGCGAACATTATCGATGCGGTACTGGCGTGCCTGGCGCCTACGGGTGCATTCTGCACGCTCGTAAAGCCGCAGTTTGAGGCTCCGGCGGCGCTGGTGGGCGAGGGCGGCATTGTGACCGATCCCGCCGTGCGCCGCGATACACTCGTGGCGGCGGTTGAACTCTTTGCTGCCAAGGGCCTGTTCCCGGTCGATGTGTGCGTGTCGCCCATTCATGGTGCCAAGGGCAACGTTGAGTTTTTCCTGTACGGCACGAGATTTGACCCCGGCGATCGCTCGCAAGACGAGCTGCAATCCCAGGTATCGGTTATGAGCGAGAAAGCTGCAACGCTATGA
- a CDS encoding NAD(+)/NADH kinase, producing MKVFLVPNYYKQEAVESGLMLELWLTRQGYEVAWAADQRSKIQSTPDIDGSDLVITLGGDGTLLRAARILNHREIPILGLSYGHLGFLTAASPEERDILQVVSDALSGELHVSRRATIAADIVSVREDGTKDVVRTFALNDMALTRGPLSDMVEFDITVSGHHIDRLRGDGVVVSTATGSTGYALSAGGPIVSPDYTGMVCVPIAPHTIQARAFLTSPSDVVEIFMSDDRPSVPAIAIDGQFITCDGTVESVAVRRGPGDVLLLDYGPESFYNSVSRVFYGVRHDR from the coding sequence ATGAAGGTCTTTCTGGTTCCCAATTACTACAAGCAAGAGGCGGTCGAGAGCGGCCTGATGCTCGAGCTTTGGCTGACTCGCCAGGGCTATGAGGTCGCATGGGCTGCCGACCAGCGATCCAAGATTCAGAGCACGCCTGATATTGACGGCTCCGATCTGGTCATTACGCTCGGCGGCGACGGTACGTTGCTGCGCGCTGCCCGCATCCTCAACCATCGTGAGATTCCTATCCTCGGTCTTTCCTATGGTCACCTGGGCTTTCTAACTGCTGCGAGCCCCGAGGAGCGCGACATCCTGCAGGTCGTGAGCGACGCCCTGTCCGGTGAGCTGCACGTGAGCCGTCGCGCCACCATCGCCGCGGATATCGTGTCCGTGCGCGAAGACGGTACGAAGGATGTCGTGCGCACCTTCGCCCTCAACGACATGGCGCTTACCCGCGGTCCGCTGTCCGATATGGTCGAGTTCGACATCACGGTGTCCGGCCATCATATCGACCGTCTGCGTGGCGACGGCGTGGTCGTGTCCACGGCGACTGGTTCTACGGGTTACGCGCTCAGTGCCGGTGGCCCCATCGTGAGCCCCGACTATACGGGCATGGTCTGCGTACCCATTGCGCCGCACACCATTCAGGCTCGTGCCTTTTTGACCTCGCCGAGTGATGTCGTCGAAATCTTTATGTCCGATGATCGCCCGAGCGTTCCGGCGATCGCTATCGATGGACAGTTTATTACCTGCGATGGCACCGTTGAGAGCGTGGCGGTGCGCCGCGGGCCCGGAGATGTGTTGCTGCTGGATTACGGCCCCGAGAGCTTCTATAACTCGGTGAGCCGCGTATTCTACGGAGTCCGTCATGATCGATGA
- a CDS encoding DNA repair protein RecN gives MIDELQVYNIALIREATLVPSAGLTVLTGETGAGKTALLSALKLILGERADSSTVREGEALASVEARLFDGPHDTEGFTVQRSLSAEGRSRVKIDGRIASVRELSERVGVMMDLCGQHEHQRLLDPAHHVAMVDAWAGRSALEALEHYRACFKASRAAAKEVRRVEEASRARGSRVEEARFALERIGEVDPKPGEYEELEELLPRSEHAEVLVATANDAHASLASEGGALDAVNSAVAELSRMATVDRKLGDIADALSDACISLEDCANELRTYRDGVAFDPRELARMRERYSDLKGLLRQWGPTMDDVFAMRDRSQELLSLVDDGDEQIKKAREALGSAERELFAAAKALKRARNTAAPRFCHEVGRQMARLEMGSAELVWESRDLPRAEWTPVGPSSYELLYRSGAGLTPRPLRRIASGGELSRVMLASKVVLGNADGVDTLVFDEVDAGVGGSTARALAGVLADLASTHQVIVVTHLAQVAVMADKHYVVSKEPGDVPQTHLDEVTGEARTAEIARMLSGDQSEASLAHAKQMLEEARG, from the coding sequence ATGATCGATGAGCTGCAGGTTTATAACATTGCACTCATTCGCGAGGCGACGCTGGTGCCGAGTGCCGGCCTGACTGTCCTGACTGGCGAGACTGGCGCCGGCAAGACCGCGCTGCTCTCGGCCCTCAAGCTAATTTTGGGCGAGCGTGCGGATTCGTCGACGGTGCGCGAGGGCGAGGCACTGGCGAGCGTCGAGGCGCGACTCTTCGACGGGCCTCACGACACGGAGGGGTTCACCGTACAGCGCAGCCTTTCTGCCGAGGGCCGCAGCCGCGTGAAGATTGACGGTCGCATTGCCAGTGTGCGTGAGCTTTCGGAGCGCGTCGGCGTGATGATGGATCTGTGCGGCCAGCACGAGCACCAGCGCTTGCTCGATCCGGCGCATCACGTTGCGATGGTCGATGCCTGGGCGGGACGCTCTGCGCTCGAGGCGCTCGAGCACTACCGTGCTTGCTTTAAAGCCTCGCGCGCGGCTGCCAAGGAGGTCCGTCGCGTCGAGGAGGCCTCACGTGCGCGGGGGAGTCGCGTCGAGGAAGCGCGCTTTGCGCTCGAGCGCATCGGCGAGGTCGACCCCAAACCGGGCGAGTATGAGGAACTCGAGGAACTGCTGCCGCGCTCCGAACATGCCGAGGTACTGGTTGCCACAGCTAACGATGCCCATGCATCGCTTGCCTCCGAAGGGGGAGCGCTCGACGCCGTGAACAGCGCCGTGGCAGAACTTTCCCGAATGGCTACCGTCGATCGCAAACTGGGCGACATTGCCGATGCGCTTTCGGATGCCTGTATCTCCCTTGAGGATTGCGCGAACGAGCTTCGTACCTATCGCGATGGCGTCGCCTTCGACCCGCGCGAGCTCGCACGCATGCGTGAGCGATATTCCGACCTCAAGGGCCTGTTGCGTCAGTGGGGTCCCACCATGGACGATGTTTTTGCCATGCGCGATCGCTCGCAAGAGCTGCTGTCCCTGGTCGATGATGGCGATGAGCAGATCAAAAAGGCGCGTGAGGCACTCGGGAGCGCCGAGCGCGAGTTGTTTGCCGCTGCCAAGGCACTTAAGCGCGCACGCAATACGGCGGCCCCGCGCTTCTGCCACGAGGTTGGCCGCCAGATGGCGCGCTTGGAGATGGGTAGTGCCGAGCTCGTCTGGGAGTCGCGCGATCTTCCCCGTGCTGAGTGGACGCCCGTTGGTCCTTCGAGCTACGAGCTGCTATACCGCAGCGGTGCCGGCTTGACGCCACGTCCCCTGCGCCGCATTGCGTCGGGCGGCGAGCTCAGCCGCGTCATGCTTGCAAGCAAGGTTGTCCTCGGTAACGCGGACGGTGTCGATACGCTGGTGTTTGACGAGGTCGATGCCGGTGTCGGTGGCTCCACGGCGCGTGCACTCGCGGGCGTGCTGGCAGATCTCGCCTCTACGCATCAGGTGATTGTCGTAACCCACTTGGCGCAGGTCGCCGTCATGGCCGACAAGCATTATGTTGTCAGCAAGGAACCAGGCGATGTTCCCCAGACGCATTTGGACGAGGTAACCGGCGAAGCGCGTACCGCCGAGATCGCCCGCATGTTGAGCGGCGATCAGTCCGAGGCTAGCCTGGCGCACGCAAAGCAGATGCTCGAAGAAGCTCGAGGTTAG
- a CDS encoding MurR/RpiR family transcriptional regulator, producing MTDSSKSALSLISTHQGYSESEQRIVDYILEHQSEAPRLTAAQLSRAAATSEATVSRFCRKLGFGSFRSFQFSLARDLESQRNEGLTDEVSLDNMEQSLKNILAAKVSELNATIDGIDHDTLAAVVHALKNAGVIEFAAVGNTNAVALDATFKFSQLGLRCMASTISETSIGFALTLRPGDVIVLISNSGKSRRLNRMAKAARNCGATVVVISSDSKSPLARLADYTFNTVNHEALLTTGDFAFSKMSATMIIEVIYNFLLPEIENAREHISYYEELIQPDKVVE from the coding sequence ATGACCGATAGTAGCAAAAGCGCACTTTCCCTCATTAGTACCCACCAGGGATACAGCGAGTCCGAGCAGCGCATTGTCGACTATATATTGGAGCACCAGTCCGAGGCGCCACGCCTCACGGCGGCTCAGCTCTCGCGCGCTGCCGCCACGTCCGAGGCGACCGTTTCGCGTTTCTGCCGCAAGCTGGGCTTTGGCAGCTTCCGCAGCTTTCAGTTTTCGTTGGCGCGCGACTTAGAGAGTCAGCGCAACGAGGGCCTGACCGACGAGGTCTCGCTCGACAACATGGAGCAGAGCCTTAAAAATATCCTCGCCGCCAAGGTGAGTGAGCTTAATGCGACCATCGACGGCATTGATCACGACACGTTGGCCGCAGTTGTACACGCGCTTAAGAACGCCGGCGTTATTGAGTTTGCGGCCGTAGGCAACACCAACGCCGTCGCGCTCGACGCGACGTTCAAGTTCTCGCAGCTGGGCCTGCGCTGCATGGCGAGCACCATTAGCGAGACATCAATCGGCTTTGCGCTCACGTTACGCCCGGGTGACGTCATCGTGCTAATCTCAAACTCTGGCAAATCGCGCCGACTGAATCGCATGGCAAAAGCGGCTCGCAACTGCGGCGCAACCGTAGTCGTCATCAGCAGCGATAGCAAGTCTCCACTTGCGCGCCTCGCCGACTACACCTTTAATACCGTCAATCACGAAGCGCTGCTGACAACGGGTGACTTCGCATTCTCCAAGATGAGCGCCACGATGATCATAGAGGTCATCTACAACTTCCTGCTGCCCGAAATCGAGAACGCCCGAGAGCATATCAGCTACTACGAAGAGCTCATCCAACCGGATAAGGTCGTGGAGTAA